ACCCGCTGACGGGGGCCAACGTCAGCATCACCTCGCATTTCCTGTACATGGTGGCCATGCTCAGCTTTCTGGTGCTGGACGGGCACCTGTACATGCTGCGGGCCTTCGTGCGCACCTTCGAACTGGTGCCCGCCGGGGGCCTGCTGCTTACACCCATGCTGGTGAAGGAAGTCCTGGCCCTGTCCGGCTCCATGTTCGTGCTGGCCGTCAAGATCGCCGCGCCGGTGCTGGTTTCGCTGTTTCTGGTGGAGCTGGCGCTGGCGCTCATGGCCCGCGCCGCCCCGCAGATGAACCTGCTGATGATCGGCTTTCCGCTCAAGATCGCCGTGGGCTTCTTCTTCATCGGCATGCTGTTCACCATCATGGCCGACAAGATCCGCGAATTCATCGTGGGCATGGACCCCATGATGATGCACCTGTTGCAGGCCGCCAGCCCCCTGCTGAACCGCTGAGCCTCTGAACCGTTGACCGGGCGCCGCGCCACCCCCGCACGCAGGGAAGGGCGCGGACGGAACCCTGACGGAGGGCTGCCATGGCGCAGCGCGATCCGAGCAAGACCGAAAAAGCGACGCCAAAACGTCGCAACAAGGCCCGAAACAAGGGCAACGTACCGAAATCGCAAGAGCTCACCAAGGCCCTGACCATTCTGGCGGGCTCGGTGGGCCTTTTGTCCTACATCGACTTCCTGGCCAAGGACATGCAGACCCTGTTCCGGCATTTCCTGGGCAACGCCTTCGGGTTCGTCCCCAACCAGCAGAACATCATCAAGCTGCTCATGTGGCTGGCCGGAGAACTGGCGGCCATGCTGCTGCCCATCATGCTGTTCATCGGGTTCACGGCGTGGCTGGTGCTGCGGTTGCAGGTGGGCAAGCTGTGGACCACCGAGGTCTTCAAGTTCAACTGGTCGCGCTTCAACATTCTTGCGGCGCTGAAGCGCATGTTCGTTTCTCCCGAAACGTTCATGCGTCTGGGCAAGAGCCTGTTGCAGGCCCTGTTCATCGGTGTTGCGCCGTACCTCATCATCCGGCGCGAGATGCACAACTTTCTGCCCCTGTACTACGCCGATGCCCAGGGGGTCAGCGCGTACATGCTGAAAACGGGATGGGACATGGTGCGCTACGCCCTGGTGCCCATGTTCATCATAGCCATTGCGGACTTCTGGTATACCCGCTGGAGCTATGAGGAAA
Above is a window of Nitratidesulfovibrio sp. SRB-5 DNA encoding:
- the fliR gene encoding flagellar biosynthetic protein FliR yields the protein MDIFAFDVASMLSFLLTFMRVSLVLFLLPFFGGEAAPTQVKAALCLVFTLALWPHVSLPGGQMPTHPFSLIVLLAGELIMGLMLGMTVHFLFAGIQTGGQLLATQMGFTMITLADPLTGANVSITSHFLYMVAMLSFLVLDGHLYMLRAFVRTFELVPAGGLLLTPMLVKEVLALSGSMFVLAVKIAAPVLVSLFLVELALALMARAAPQMNLLMIGFPLKIAVGFFFIGMLFTIMADKIREFIVGMDPMMMHLLQAASPLLNR
- the flhB gene encoding flagellar biosynthesis protein FlhB; translation: MAQRDPSKTEKATPKRRNKARNKGNVPKSQELTKALTILAGSVGLLSYIDFLAKDMQTLFRHFLGNAFGFVPNQQNIIKLLMWLAGELAAMLLPIMLFIGFTAWLVLRLQVGKLWTTEVFKFNWSRFNILAALKRMFVSPETFMRLGKSLLQALFIGVAPYLIIRREMHNFLPLYYADAQGVSAYMLKTGWDMVRYALVPMFIIAIADFWYTRWSYEENLKMTKDETKDERKQAEGDPVVRAQQRRKMMQMMAKRMLQDVPKADVVITNPTHFAIALRYDATEAPAPIVLAKGADNLAQKIKEVAREHGVPIRENKPLAQALYKAVEVGDMIPAELFQAVATVLASLWKFKAGRAS